A region of [Bacteroides] pectinophilus DNA encodes the following proteins:
- the spoIVA gene encoding stage IV sporulation protein A, producing the protein MNEFNLYSDISARTGGEIYLGIVGPVRTGKSTFIKRFMDICVLPAMTDANARTRATDELPQSAAGKTIMTTEPKFIPNEAAAITVSDNISLKVRLIDCVGFMVEGASGHIEDGKERMVKTPWFPNEIPFTKAAEIGTDKVIQEHSTIGIVVTTDGSFGELARSSYVPAEERTINELRRIGKPFVVLLNSSHPYDNSTAALAKELSSKYSVTVLPVNCDQLKEDDVTRILENVLYEFPVTEFRLYAPSWLEMLSDNHPVKLSCIASLKDMLGRYSRIKDFKDSPYSISDDYIEKLSISNINTSDGSIRLDAVMRPDVYFNTVSELTGTSIHNEYELISTISDLSRRRREFDNVGSAMADVAISGFGVVAPVRSEITLEEPVVIKNGSKYGVKIKASAPAINLLKTSIQVEIAPIVGSKQQADDLIDYIKANSAGNPDGIWDTNIFGKTVEQIVDDGITEKTRNITAESMGKISDTLEKVMNENSGLVCLIV; encoded by the coding sequence ATGAACGAATTCAACCTATACAGTGACATCAGCGCACGAACCGGCGGTGAAATCTATCTTGGAATCGTAGGACCGGTACGAACAGGCAAATCTACTTTCATCAAACGATTCATGGATATCTGCGTTCTTCCGGCAATGACTGATGCAAATGCACGAACACGAGCTACCGATGAGCTTCCTCAAAGCGCTGCCGGTAAGACAATTATGACTACCGAACCAAAATTCATTCCTAATGAAGCTGCTGCCATCACCGTATCAGACAACATCAGTCTGAAAGTACGCCTTATCGACTGTGTCGGTTTCATGGTGGAAGGTGCATCAGGGCACATTGAGGACGGAAAGGAGCGTATGGTAAAGACTCCCTGGTTTCCTAATGAGATTCCTTTTACCAAAGCTGCTGAGATCGGGACTGACAAAGTAATACAGGAACACTCCACAATAGGCATTGTTGTCACCACTGACGGATCATTTGGAGAGCTTGCGCGTTCAAGCTATGTTCCTGCCGAAGAACGCACGATAAATGAGCTTCGCAGGATTGGCAAACCATTTGTTGTCCTTCTTAACAGTTCACATCCATATGATAATTCCACAGCCGCCCTTGCCAAAGAACTTTCTTCCAAATACAGCGTCACTGTTCTTCCTGTTAATTGTGACCAGCTGAAAGAAGATGATGTCACACGCATACTTGAGAATGTTCTTTATGAATTCCCGGTAACTGAGTTCAGGCTCTACGCACCTTCATGGCTCGAAATGCTTTCCGACAATCATCCTGTGAAGCTCTCCTGTATAGCTTCACTCAAAGACATGCTTGGACGCTATTCAAGGATAAAGGATTTTAAAGATTCACCGTATTCCATTTCAGATGATTATATTGAAAAACTCAGCATTAGCAATATAAATACTTCCGACGGAAGCATAAGACTTGATGCCGTAATGCGCCCTGATGTATATTTCAATACAGTAAGTGAACTTACAGGCACATCTATACATAATGAATATGAGCTGATCAGCACAATCAGCGATTTAAGCAGGCGGCGCCGTGAATTTGATAATGTAGGCTCTGCCATGGCTGATGTAGCAATCTCCGGTTTTGGTGTTGTTGCTCCTGTGCGTTCTGAGATTACACTTGAAGAGCCGGTTGTTATTAAAAATGGGAGTAAATACGGTGTCAAAATCAAAGCCTCTGCACCGGCAATCAACCTGCTTAAAACAAGCATTCAGGTTGAGATTGCTCCTATCGTTGGTTCAAAACAGCAGGCTGATGACCTTATAGATTATATAAAAGCCAATTCTGCCGGCAATCCCGACGGAATATGGGATACCAATATATTCGGCAAAACAGTTGAGCAGATTGTGGATGACGGAATTACCGAAAAGACCCGCAACATAACGGCC
- a CDS encoding bifunctional homocysteine S-methyltransferase/methylenetetrahydrofolate reductase produces the protein MMESLREYLKGHRLITDGAMGTYYSEITNNPEAFAEFANIERPDIIERIHNEYIDAGAKLIRTNTFAANTQMLGIGRDELKKLIEDACRIAQRCADGRAYVAGDIGPIKENAESEGSAVEEYKMICDIFLDMKVDAIRFETFADFDDIKEVAEYVRSKSDMFIMADFCLNKNGFTAGGISAARIMQQAGQMDCIDSCGFNCGIGSGHMNNIMQKLTFAKDKYMSCLPNAGYPEQMNNRMVFMNNASYFCDNMQKISAYGMNIIGGCCGTKPAYIRELCRRIGDAVPAGRTETSDGNEPVNGNNPAEAADIRVNEKRPNEFMQLFKSGHKVVAVELDPPYDAKYDRLIEQAQYLKSIGVDILTFADSPMGRSRVDSVLMSLKVTQETGMMVMPHVCCRDKNVIAMRSTLLGAYINGIRQLLLVTGDPVPSVSRVSTTGVFDYNSIRLMNFVKEMNQEHFADEPLYYGGALNVTLGRIDRIMERMQKKIDNGASYFMTQPVFSKEGIERLAIIKEKMDTKILCGIMPLVSYRNANFIKNEFIGIDVPDEIVARYSPDMSKEEGEAVGAQIANELIGQMYDYVDGFYFMLPFNRVSLMDKININNR, from the coding sequence ATGATGGAGAGTTTAAGAGAATATCTCAAAGGGCACAGGCTTATAACCGACGGCGCAATGGGAACGTATTATTCGGAGATTACCAACAATCCAGAGGCATTTGCTGAGTTTGCCAACATTGAGAGACCGGATATAATTGAGAGAATACATAATGAATATATAGATGCGGGTGCTAAGCTTATCAGAACCAATACATTTGCAGCGAACACCCAGATGCTTGGAATTGGCAGGGATGAACTTAAAAAGCTCATTGAAGATGCGTGCAGAATCGCCCAGAGATGTGCAGACGGCAGAGCTTATGTGGCAGGAGATATAGGACCAATCAAGGAAAATGCTGAATCAGAGGGAAGTGCCGTTGAAGAATACAAGATGATCTGCGATATATTCCTGGATATGAAAGTGGATGCAATCAGATTTGAGACTTTTGCTGATTTTGATGATATAAAAGAGGTGGCAGAGTATGTAAGAAGCAAATCTGACATGTTTATAATGGCGGATTTCTGCCTTAATAAGAATGGCTTTACGGCAGGCGGAATAAGTGCGGCAAGGATAATGCAGCAGGCAGGGCAGATGGACTGCATTGATTCATGCGGGTTTAACTGCGGCATTGGCTCGGGGCATATGAATAACATAATGCAGAAGCTTACATTTGCAAAGGATAAATACATGTCATGTCTTCCTAATGCAGGTTATCCGGAACAGATGAATAACCGCATGGTGTTTATGAATAATGCATCGTACTTTTGCGATAACATGCAGAAGATATCTGCATATGGAATGAATATCATTGGCGGATGCTGTGGAACAAAGCCGGCATACATCAGAGAACTTTGCAGACGTATCGGTGATGCGGTGCCTGCAGGAAGGACAGAAACTTCTGACGGGAATGAACCGGTGAATGGCAATAATCCGGCGGAAGCTGCTGATATAAGAGTGAATGAGAAAAGACCGAATGAATTCATGCAGCTGTTTAAAAGCGGTCACAAGGTTGTTGCTGTTGAGCTTGACCCTCCGTATGATGCAAAGTATGACAGGCTTATAGAACAGGCTCAGTACCTTAAGAGCATAGGAGTGGATATTCTCACATTTGCAGATTCCCCTATGGGAAGAAGCCGCGTTGACTCCGTGCTTATGAGCCTTAAGGTGACACAGGAGACAGGAATGATGGTAATGCCTCATGTATGCTGCAGGGATAAGAATGTGATTGCAATGCGTTCTACACTGCTTGGTGCCTACATAAACGGCATAAGGCAGCTTCTGCTTGTGACCGGAGATCCGGTACCGAGTGTATCAAGAGTGTCAACAACAGGTGTGTTTGATTATAATTCGATAAGACTTATGAATTTTGTAAAGGAGATGAATCAGGAACATTTTGCAGATGAACCGCTCTATTATGGTGGAGCGCTGAATGTGACGCTTGGCAGAATTGACAGGATTATGGAGCGTATGCAGAAGAAGATAGATAATGGAGCATCATACTTTATGACACAGCCGGTGTTCTCAAAGGAAGGGATTGAGAGACTTGCAATAATAAAAGAGAAGATGGATACAAAGATTCTCTGTGGAATAATGCCGCTTGTAAGTTACCGCAATGCTAACTTTATAAAGAATGAATTCATAGGAATTGATGTTCCTGATGAGATTGTGGCAAGATATTCACCGGATATGTCCAAGGAGGAAGGTGAAGCTGTCGGGGCACAGATAGCCAATGAACTTATTGGGCAGATGTATGATTATGTTGACGGATTCTATTTTATGCTTCCGTTCAACAGAGTTTCACTTATGGATAAGATTAATATTAACAACAGATGA
- a CDS encoding DUF5688 family protein has translation MEYNEFVEEIRCNVEANLNCDGEVRMLKIMRNNGCELDGLTIVRKGCPGSPTIYLNGYYNQFEAGRSIVSITREVLNTYESGREKLESMAGIFNDFEEIKKRVAYKLVNYEKNKELLQDVPHKRFMNLAVVFYCLIERESNYNATALIHNSHLGLWGVSESEIYSLARKNTPNLLPYRITRIDDVVDIPKDSCREDDMMYILTNDSGINGAASLLYDGVIDEFAERFAADVIVIPSSVHEVLLVPLKEEYDVSELNMLVKEVNNTIVDEEETLADNVYIYRRKNRIFTLTLD, from the coding sequence ATGGAGTATAATGAATTTGTAGAAGAAATACGCTGCAATGTTGAAGCAAATCTCAACTGTGACGGAGAAGTCAGAATGCTTAAGATTATGCGTAATAACGGATGTGAACTTGACGGACTTACAATTGTAAGAAAGGGGTGTCCGGGTTCACCGACAATATACCTGAATGGGTATTATAATCAGTTTGAGGCGGGACGCAGCATTGTATCAATAACACGTGAAGTCCTGAACACATACGAATCGGGCAGGGAAAAGCTTGAGAGCATGGCAGGAATATTCAATGACTTTGAAGAGATAAAAAAGAGAGTGGCATATAAACTTGTGAATTACGAGAAAAACAAGGAACTACTGCAGGATGTACCGCATAAGAGGTTTATGAATCTTGCGGTTGTGTTCTACTGTCTTATAGAGCGTGAGAGTAATTATAATGCAACCGCACTTATTCATAATTCGCATCTGGGGCTGTGGGGAGTGAGTGAGAGTGAGATATACAGTCTTGCAAGAAAGAATACGCCTAATCTTCTTCCGTACAGAATTACAAGGATAGACGATGTTGTCGACATACCAAAAGACAGCTGCAGGGAAGATGATATGATGTACATACTCACGAATGACAGCGGAATTAATGGCGCAGCAAGTCTGCTGTATGATGGCGTGATTGATGAATTTGCAGAAAGATTTGCCGCGGATGTCATAGTAATTCCAAGCAGCGTGCATGAGGTACTTCTGGTTCCGCTTAAGGAAGAATATGATGTATCGGAATTGAATATGCTTGTAAAAGAGGTTAATAATACGATTGTTGATGAGGAAGAGACACTTGCGGATAATGTATATATATACAGAAGAAAGAATCGGATATTCACGCTGACATTGGATTGA
- a CDS encoding pseudouridine synthase, which produces MEERINKYLSEAGYCSRREADRLVEAGRVTIDGVAAVCGSKVADGQKVCVDGKEVSGRSRHILLAFNKPAGIVCTTTDKQGSNNIVDFIGYPERIYPVGRLDKDSEGLILMTNDGAMMDRILRSTNGHEKEYIVRVNKPVTDEFVKGMSDGVYLKELDRTTKVCVVEKVTKFCFRIVLTQGLNRQIRRMCENFGYKVMKLKRIRIMNIMLGDLKQGCYRDVTDEEYAELVRQLDNRN; this is translated from the coding sequence ATGGAAGAGAGAATTAACAAATATCTGAGCGAAGCGGGATACTGTTCAAGAAGAGAAGCAGACAGGCTTGTTGAAGCCGGAAGAGTTACAATAGATGGTGTGGCTGCCGTATGCGGAAGCAAGGTTGCAGACGGGCAGAAAGTCTGTGTTGACGGTAAAGAAGTTTCAGGCAGGTCAAGGCATATTCTGCTTGCGTTTAACAAGCCGGCAGGAATTGTCTGCACAACAACGGACAAGCAGGGCAGTAATAATATAGTTGATTTTATTGGATATCCCGAAAGAATATACCCGGTTGGACGGCTTGATAAGGACTCAGAAGGTCTTATACTTATGACTAATGACGGTGCGATGATGGACAGAATACTGCGTTCCACCAATGGGCATGAGAAGGAATATATTGTCCGTGTCAATAAGCCGGTTACGGATGAATTTGTAAAGGGCATGTCTGATGGCGTGTATCTTAAGGAGCTTGACAGAACAACCAAGGTCTGTGTCGTTGAGAAGGTGACCAAGTTCTGCTTCAGAATAGTACTTACTCAGGGGCTTAACAGACAGATCCGCAGAATGTGCGAGAATTTTGGATACAAAGTCATGAAACTGAAGAGAATAAGAATAATGAATATTATGCTTGGAGACCTTAAGCAGGGCTGTTACAGGGATGTCACGGATGAAGAGTATGCCGAGCTTGTAAGACAGCTTGATAACAGGAATTGA
- the ligA gene encoding NAD-dependent DNA ligase LigA, with product MNRDIDRIKELVDILNKAGRAYYAQGQEIMSNYEYDALYDELAELEKKTGCVLASSPTVNVGYEVLSELPKERHEKPMLSLGKTKSVDELVSWLGSQKGLLSWKMDGLTIVLTYNNGEMTKAVTRGNGEVGEVITGNAKVFANVPVTIPYKGELILRGEAVIRYSDFEKINELIPEEGAKYKNPRNLCSGSVRQLNSRITKERNVNFFAFTLVKADGVDFKNSRREQLEWLASQGFQTVEYKEVTADNLRSTVSWFENAIKDNDFPSDGLVILYDDIAYGDSLGMTAKFPRNSLAFKWTDETAQTKLLEIEWSASRTGLINPVAVFEPVELEGTSVSRASVHNISIMEELELGVGDTIEVYKANMIIPQIAKNLTRSGVKDIPQICPVCGMKTEIRSLNDAKSLYCTNPDCQAKHVKSFVHFVARDAMNIDGLSEATLEKFIQHGMLHEFADLYHLDDYRDTIIDMDGLGVKSYDNMMAAIDRSRHTTLPKLIYSLGIANVGLSNAKMIVKNTGTLDRILSATREELCAIDGVGEVIADSFVSYFADDKHRQGLNRLVAELDIEAEEMASGENAVLADMVFVITGSLNHYSNRNELKELIEKLGGKVTGSVTGKTSYLINNDSTSSSSKNKTAAKLGVPVITEDEFIKMIEE from the coding sequence ATGAACAGGGACATTGACAGAATAAAAGAACTTGTTGATATTCTTAATAAAGCAGGCAGGGCATATTATGCGCAGGGACAGGAGATTATGTCAAACTACGAATATGATGCGCTGTATGATGAACTTGCTGAACTTGAGAAGAAGACCGGATGTGTTCTTGCATCAAGTCCTACAGTCAATGTCGGTTATGAAGTATTAAGTGAACTTCCCAAAGAACGTCATGAGAAGCCGATGTTAAGCCTTGGCAAGACTAAGAGCGTTGATGAGCTGGTATCATGGCTTGGAAGCCAGAAAGGTCTGCTGTCATGGAAGATGGACGGATTGACAATAGTCCTGACATACAATAACGGAGAGATGACTAAGGCAGTAACCAGAGGGAATGGTGAAGTAGGCGAAGTTATTACCGGTAATGCTAAGGTATTTGCCAATGTTCCTGTGACAATTCCGTACAAGGGAGAGCTTATACTCCGTGGTGAAGCGGTTATAAGATATTCGGATTTTGAGAAGATTAATGAGCTTATTCCGGAAGAGGGAGCTAAGTATAAGAATCCGCGTAATCTCTGCAGTGGATCTGTAAGACAGCTTAACAGCAGAATCACAAAGGAACGTAATGTTAATTTCTTTGCATTTACTTTAGTTAAGGCGGACGGCGTTGATTTTAAGAATTCACGCAGAGAACAGCTTGAGTGGCTTGCTTCACAGGGCTTTCAGACTGTCGAATACAAAGAGGTCACTGCAGATAATCTGAGAAGTACCGTATCATGGTTTGAGAATGCAATAAAGGATAATGATTTTCCATCGGATGGTCTTGTTATACTGTATGATGATATTGCATATGGAGACTCGCTTGGAATGACAGCAAAGTTCCCACGTAATTCCCTTGCATTCAAGTGGACGGACGAGACTGCGCAGACGAAGCTGCTTGAGATAGAGTGGAGTGCATCAAGGACGGGGCTTATTAATCCTGTTGCAGTATTTGAACCGGTCGAGCTTGAAGGAACAAGCGTAAGCCGTGCAAGTGTCCATAATATAAGTATTATGGAAGAGCTTGAGCTTGGAGTGGGCGATACAATAGAAGTATACAAAGCCAATATGATAATACCGCAGATCGCAAAGAATCTGACAAGAAGCGGAGTTAAGGATATACCGCAGATATGCCCGGTATGTGGCATGAAGACGGAGATCAGAAGCCTTAATGATGCTAAGTCACTGTATTGCACTAATCCGGACTGCCAGGCTAAACATGTTAAGAGCTTTGTGCATTTTGTAGCACGCGATGCGATGAATATAGACGGACTTTCGGAGGCAACTCTCGAGAAGTTTATACAGCATGGCATGCTTCATGAATTTGCGGATCTGTATCATCTTGATGATTATCGTGATACGATAATAGATATGGACGGATTGGGTGTTAAGTCTTATGATAATATGATGGCAGCGATAGACAGATCGAGACATACAACCCTTCCTAAGCTTATATACAGCCTTGGAATAGCCAATGTAGGCCTTTCCAATGCTAAGATGATTGTAAAGAATACAGGCACACTGGACAGAATACTGTCAGCAACAAGGGAAGAGCTGTGTGCCATAGACGGAGTCGGAGAGGTCATAGCAGATTCATTTGTATCATATTTTGCAGATGACAAGCACAGACAGGGACTCAACAGACTTGTTGCGGAACTTGATATTGAGGCAGAGGAGATGGCATCCGGCGAGAATGCTGTACTTGCCGATATGGTATTTGTCATAACAGGTTCACTTAACCATTATTCAAACAGGAACGAACTGAAGGAGCTTATTGAAAAGCTGGGTGGCAAGGTTACAGGTTCGGTTACGGGCAAGACAAGCTATCTTATTAATAATGACAGTACGTCGTCATCATCAAAGAATAAGACTGCTGCCAAGCTTGGAGTTCCTGTTATAACGGAAGATGAATTTATTAAGATGATTGAAGAATAA
- the metA gene encoding homoserine O-succinyltransferase codes for MPVKIQNDLPAKARLEHENIFVMDETRAQTQNIRPLQILVLNLMPIKEETELQLLRSMSNTPLQIDVTFLQMKSHVSKNTSESHLHKFYNVIDDVRNNNYDGLIITGAPVEQLEFSEVNYWDELTEVMDWSDTHCTSTLHICWGAQAGLYHRYGIPKHLLDAKLSGIYQCHVLDRKHPLVRGFDDYFMAPHSRYTTVDREEVKNCKELEILADSKEAGVYIVMSRNGKHVFVMGHPEYDRMTLDQEYKRDLAKGINPAIPVNYYPDNDPSQRPILSWRSHANILYSNWLNYFVYQTTPYDLNGTPIK; via the coding sequence ATGCCGGTAAAGATACAGAACGATCTGCCAGCTAAGGCAAGACTTGAACATGAAAATATATTTGTAATGGATGAGACAAGAGCGCAGACACAGAATATACGACCTCTGCAGATTCTTGTCCTTAATCTTATGCCGATTAAGGAGGAGACAGAGCTGCAGCTTCTTCGCTCTATGTCTAACACACCGCTTCAGATTGATGTTACATTCCTTCAGATGAAGTCACATGTGTCAAAGAATACATCAGAATCACATCTGCATAAGTTCTACAATGTAATTGATGATGTCCGCAATAATAATTATGATGGACTTATAATTACGGGTGCCCCTGTTGAACAGCTTGAGTTCAGTGAGGTCAATTACTGGGATGAACTTACGGAAGTCATGGACTGGTCAGATACACACTGTACATCAACACTGCACATATGTTGGGGAGCTCAGGCCGGACTTTATCACAGATACGGCATCCCAAAGCACCTTCTTGATGCCAAACTCTCAGGCATATATCAGTGCCATGTGCTTGACAGGAAGCATCCGCTTGTAAGAGGCTTTGACGATTATTTTATGGCACCTCATTCAAGATATACAACGGTTGACCGCGAAGAAGTTAAGAACTGTAAAGAGCTTGAGATACTTGCTGACTCTAAGGAGGCCGGAGTGTACATAGTAATGTCCCGCAACGGAAAGCATGTCTTTGTAATGGGACATCCTGAATATGATCGCATGACGCTTGATCAGGAGTATAAGCGTGACCTTGCCAAAGGTATCAATCCTGCAATCCCGGTCAACTATTATCCGGACAATGACCCATCACAGCGTCCTATCCTGTCTTGGAGAAGCCATGCTAACATACTTTACAGCAACTGGCTCAATTATTTTGTATATCAGACAACACCGTATGACCTTAACGGGACGCCGATAAAGTAA
- a CDS encoding FtsX-like permease family protein, giving the protein MYAKLVFRNAKRSVKDYLVYIVTMTICVTLFYAFLSISSSYYSPDIGSEYDFTLLSDGMKIAICMITLLLLFLIRFVNHYMLRRKQKEFAVQSIMGMEQKTIGRIFFAETLIMGMFSILIGIFCGVFCSQFITAMLLTAYGKPYEISWTLFPDTVLLTVIFFVVSFFVVGIFNTRTIQKTKIIDMLSAEKENEPELKKSRFISVVVVLFEVFTVWGLITGIQKVWFYYDTRFAFPVQLMFWGNILFPLLTLLWSIFCIIIKKKRECFIADLLICSVLNAFTAASVAALTNKYYLSLGGGTLNQYLLFVVIDLLFFICAFIYLTSGLIVAWKVKSPEHRYKGENLFFFGQIISKLNTTSKTMTLICITLVLAIFMFIAAPILTGWASGYLDMRSMYDVQVYSRYNDVYEEENLPQDSYEIITEFLTEHKIDTVYDCTFNLYLSEKDDFHNRQKYDFPIVAVSLSDYNTIREMLGYEQISLEENEFTTQWKAIATEEERNSFLKEHTSIMTDAGELTLSEQSYYEDPIGETAYNSYTNVLYVLPDSICEKLLPVIKNRYITTTENISYENARKLEKLFTEKYPEQAETGAIYGVRFSTLQINSSIANNFILQTAMIYGAVVLMVICLTVLSLQQLLDAGQYKYRFSVLRKLGVEEKHIGKLILQQLSVWFGLPIITAIIVAAVVIAYFIQTISAEISAYIGFGALMLQIGATMGILAILLICYFISTWVIFRRSVNP; this is encoded by the coding sequence ATGTATGCTAAACTTGTTTTCAGAAATGCAAAACGGTCTGTAAAAGACTATCTGGTCTACATTGTCACAATGACAATCTGTGTTACCTTGTTTTATGCGTTCTTGTCTATTTCCAGTAGTTATTATAGCCCGGATATAGGCAGCGAGTATGATTTTACGCTGTTAAGTGACGGAATGAAAATTGCAATCTGTATGATAACATTGCTGTTGTTATTTTTGATACGGTTCGTCAATCATTATATGCTAAGACGGAAGCAAAAGGAATTTGCTGTCCAGTCCATTATGGGAATGGAACAAAAAACTATTGGCAGGATTTTCTTTGCAGAAACACTGATTATGGGTATGTTTTCCATTTTGATTGGTATTTTTTGCGGTGTATTTTGTTCTCAATTCATTACCGCAATGCTCCTTACTGCTTATGGAAAGCCTTATGAAATCTCATGGACATTGTTCCCGGACACCGTTTTGCTGACAGTGATATTTTTTGTGGTAAGTTTTTTTGTGGTAGGAATTTTCAATACCCGTACCATTCAGAAAACAAAAATTATTGATATGCTTTCCGCGGAGAAAGAGAACGAACCAGAGCTAAAAAAGAGCCGCTTCATTTCTGTTGTAGTAGTCCTCTTTGAAGTATTTACCGTATGGGGATTGATTACAGGAATACAAAAGGTCTGGTTTTATTATGACACCCGCTTTGCGTTTCCGGTGCAGCTTATGTTTTGGGGAAATATTCTTTTCCCGCTGCTTACTTTGCTGTGGTCGATATTTTGCATAATTATAAAGAAAAAAAGAGAATGTTTCATTGCTGATTTGCTGATATGTTCTGTATTGAATGCTTTTACAGCAGCCAGCGTTGCAGCATTAACAAATAAATATTATCTGTCTTTAGGTGGTGGAACGCTCAATCAATATCTGCTTTTTGTTGTGATTGACTTACTTTTCTTCATTTGTGCCTTCATTTATCTTACCAGTGGTTTGATTGTAGCATGGAAAGTAAAATCGCCGGAACATAGATACAAGGGAGAAAACCTGTTCTTTTTCGGGCAAATTATATCAAAACTAAATACAACCAGCAAAACAATGACACTGATTTGTATAACCCTTGTCCTTGCAATCTTCATGTTTATTGCCGCCCCTATTTTGACGGGCTGGGCTTCAGGTTATTTGGATATGCGCTCTATGTATGATGTTCAGGTATATTCAAGATATAATGACGTATATGAAGAAGAAAATCTGCCGCAAGACAGTTATGAAATTATTACTGAGTTTCTGACAGAACACAAAATAGATACAGTTTATGATTGCACGTTCAATCTATATCTGTCAGAGAAAGATGATTTTCACAACAGACAGAAATATGATTTTCCGATTGTAGCAGTTTCTTTGAGTGATTATAACACTATACGGGAAATGCTGGGTTACGAACAGATTTCTCTGGAGGAAAATGAATTTACAACACAATGGAAAGCAATCGCCACCGAGGAAGAACGGAATAGCTTTTTGAAAGAACACACCAGCATTATGACAGACGCAGGAGAATTGACTCTTTCCGAGCAGTCCTATTATGAGGATCCGATTGGAGAAACAGCGTACAATTCCTATACAAATGTATTGTATGTACTTCCAGACAGTATTTGTGAAAAGCTGTTGCCAGTGATAAAAAACCGATATATTACAACAACGGAAAATATCTCCTATGAAAATGCAAGGAAACTGGAAAAACTTTTTACAGAGAAATATCCCGAGCAGGCAGAAACCGGGGCTATTTATGGCGTGCGTTTTAGCACACTGCAAATCAATAGTTCCATAGCAAATAACTTCATTTTACAGACTGCAATGATTTATGGTGCTGTCGTACTGATGGTTATATGTCTTACGGTACTTTCCCTGCAACAGCTTTTAGACGCAGGACAATATAAGTATCGTTTCTCTGTACTCCGAAAATTGGGGGTGGAAGAAAAGCATATCGGAAAACTTATCTTGCAACAATTAAGTGTTTGGTTTGGGCTTCCAATTATCACAGCAATCATTGTAGCTGCTGTTGTAATAGCTTACTTTATCCAAACCATATCAGCAGAAATTTCAGCCTATATCGGGTTTGGTGCATTGATGTTACAAATAGGGGCAACAATGGGGATTTTGGCAATTTTATTGATTTGTTACTTCATAAGCACATGGGTTATTTTTAGGCGTTCTGTCAATCCATAG
- a CDS encoding ABC transporter ATP-binding protein: MNTILKLEHIQKYYGNEGNITKAIKDISFSVEAGEFLGIMGASGSGKTTLLNCISTIDTVSAGHIFLEGTDITEIKPKSLARFRRENLGFVFQDFNLLDTLTISENIALALAINKVPAGSVEPRILDIAGKLNISDILSKYPYQVSGGQKQRCACARAIINNPKLLLADEPTGALDSHSSQMLLSTIQSINEQLRATILMVTHDAFTASYASRILFLKDGEIFMELRKGNDSRSAFFDKILNVLTMIGGGQSHVC; encoded by the coding sequence ATGAATACGATTTTGAAACTGGAACATATCCAGAAATATTATGGCAATGAAGGGAATATTACCAAAGCCATTAAAGACATTAGCTTTTCTGTGGAAGCTGGGGAATTTCTCGGAATTATGGGTGCGTCCGGTTCTGGAAAGACAACGCTGCTCAACTGTATTTCTACGATTGATACCGTAAGTGCAGGGCATATTTTTTTAGAGGGAACAGACATAACGGAAATCAAACCAAAATCCCTTGCCCGCTTTCGCAGAGAGAATTTAGGTTTTGTATTTCAAGATTTCAATTTGCTGGATACATTGACAATTTCAGAAAACATTGCACTGGCATTAGCAATCAACAAAGTCCCTGCCGGGAGCGTAGAACCCCGCATTTTGGATATAGCCGGAAAGCTGAATATCAGCGATATTCTAAGCAAATATCCTTATCAGGTATCGGGCGGTCAAAAACAGCGTTGTGCCTGTGCAAGAGCAATTATCAACAATCCGAAACTCTTATTGGCAGATGAGCCAACAGGAGCATTAGACAGCCATTCCTCACAAATGCTGCTGTCTACCATTCAAAGTATCAATGAACAGCTTAGGGCGACAATTCTTATGGTAACTCATGACGCTTTTACCGCCAGCTATGCCAGCCGTATTCTTTTTTTGAAAGACGGAGAAATCTTTATGGAACTGCGCAAGGGCAACGACAGCAGAAGTGCTTTTTTTGATAAAATTCTGAATGTCCTTACCATGATCGGAGGGGGACAGAGCCATGTATGCTAA